The DNA window CACTAATTCCCCCGCCTAAAATTATCGCCTGTGGAGTTAAGACATAAATTAAATTCGCTAATCCTATTCCTAATAATTTACCGTATTGTTGCCAATAAGCGATCGCATTTTCATCTCCTGCTAAAGCCTTTTCCGCTAATTCTGCGGGTTCTAATCCCGTCTCTCGACGAATAGCTTGAACTGAAGTATATTGTTCTAAAGAACCTCGATTTCCACTATTACAAACCGGGCCATCAAAATTAATACTAATTAACCCTAATTCTGCCGCCGCACCCTGATGTCCAACGAATAATTCTCCATTTAAAATAATCGCCCCACCAACCCCTGTTCCTAATGTTAATAAAATTAAATTTTGAAACCGTCGCCCCGCCCCTAACCAAGCTTCTCCTAACCCCGCACAGTTGGCATCATTGGCTAAAATTACAGGTAAACCCGTTTTTTCTTCTAACCTCAAACCTAACGGAACATCCCGCCATCCGGCTAAATTAATCGCTACTTTGGCAATTTTTCCCGTCCCATCCACAGGGCCCGGTGTTCCCAATCCAATTGCTACAATACTATTGACATTTTCTCTAAGTTGTGCTATTGCATTTGCGATCGCATCAATGACCGCATCAGGAGTAGCGGGTTGAGGCGTAGGAACAGTCAAGGATTGATGACAAGTGCCATCAGCCCCAAACCGTCCCAACTTAATCGCCGTTCCACCGAGATCAATTCCAATTACTTCAACATTCATCACTTAAGAGTTCTTGCAGTCAACAGTCAACAGTCAACAGTCAACAATTTTTAAATATCAGGTTCATCGACCATGCGACGGTCAAGACTGGAATTGAACACAGGTTCAACTCGAATCGCTTTAATAGCATTGGGACGAATAACCATATATTCTTTAGAAGTGTTATCTTCTGCCCGTTGTTTGATAGGAACATTGACAAATTCACTACTATCAAATTTTGGCAGTAAAACTTTGTTGTACCACACTTGAAACTCTTGCATTGTGGGAAACTTAATTTCTTCTCGATGGCCTCCCTCAATCATGAGGTGAACCACATATTCATCGGGCATTCTAGGCATAATGACTCGCAGCTAAAAACAAGTTGGCTAAACTGACAAGACGGTGAACTACCCACACTTCTCTACGAGTAAGTGTGGGCTTCTAGCATCAATGGGGATAGCATCTGAAGAAACAGAAATTTCATCAGATGACTGACATCCCCTCAGACTAGCAGTGTCGCTAGTTCCTAACGACAGTATCCGCAAGGCTTCATTTTTGATATTAATTGAAGCATTAATATCACGGTCATGGGTTGTTTGACAATGTTCACAAGTCCAACTTCTAACATCAAGTGGTAAACTACCTAGTTGATTTAGACAGACATGACAAGTTTTAGAAGAAGGGAAAAATCTATCAACTTCAAGATAGGTTTTCCCTTCTTTTTCGGCTTTGTACTTCAACATTGTACAGAACATTCCCCAGCCACAATCGCTAATCGCCTTAGCTAATTTATGATTTCTCACCAAATTCTTAACTGCTAGATCTTCTACAGCAATCACTTGGTTTTCGTTGACTATCTTGCGGGATAGCTTGTGTAGAAAATCTTCTCGACAGCGAGAGATTTTAGCGTGGACTTTGGCTACTTTTAATCTAGCTTTTTGTCTACTCTTACTTCCACTTCGACTACGCTCAGTGCAAGCTTTCTGTTTTCGAGAAAGTTTTTGTTGTTTCCGTTTTAAGTTGCGTTGATGTTTAACAAAGTGTTTGGGGTTGCTATATTTGTCCCCATCACTGGTAATTGCAAAATGGGTTAATCCTAAATCAATCCCAATCGCTTTTCCATTGGTTGATAGGTTGGGTGTTTCCTTGCCGTCATCAACTAACACAGAAGCATAGTATTTCCCGTCAGAATTTTGGGAAACAGTAACAGTTTTGATTTTACCTTCATAAGGACGATGGCGCAAACAATAAACTAACCCCACTTTGCCGGGTAATTTCAGGTAATCCCCTTCAAACTTAACATTTTGGGGATAACTGATTGATTGTCTGCTATGTTTGGATTTGAACCGAGGTAATCTTGCCCGTTTCTCAAAGAAGTTTTTGTAAGCGGTAGATAAGTTGAGAGCGACAACTTGTAAACATTGAGAATAGGCATCTGTTAGCCAAGGATATTCCTGCTTCAGTTGAGGTAACAATCCTTGAATAGCTTTTCTTGAACACCCTTTTCCTGTTGTTTTATAGGTTTCTTGGCACAAGTTTAGGGCATAATTCCAATACCAACGGCAACAACCAAAGCTTTTCGCTAATGCTGTTTGCTGTTCGGTTGTTGGATAGATGCGATACTTATATGCCTGAAACATTGTTATTTTCAAAACCCTTTGATAAATTCTAACATGGTATTGTTAATTTTGTCGGGATTGGGACATACAAAATTAACTTGAGGGAGTCCATGTTGTTACTGAGCCTGTCGAAGTATCCCACGCTGATTTCTGGTTATTTTTTTGAGGGCAGTAGAAATTCAGTGTGGGACTTACCGCTCCCCCAAACCCCCTCGTAAGTTGAAATGTTCAACAGATTTACGAGTAAGCTATATACTCAATCACGCACAGGCAAGATGCCTGTCCCACAACTCATATACTGGAATTCATAATGCCGAAACGTACCGACATAAAGAAAATTTTGCTGTTAGGGTCTGGGCCAATTGTAATTGGACAAGCTTGCGAGTTTGACTATTCGGGAACTCAAGCCTGTAAAGCCCTACGCGAAGAAGGTTATGAGGTGGTGTTAGTCAACTCTAACCCCGCAACAATTATGACTGACCCAGAGACGGCGGAACGCACCTACATAGAACCCCTCGTTCCTGAAGTCGTCGCCAAGGTGATCGAAAAAGAACGTCCCGATGCTTTATTACCCACAATGGGAGGTCAAACCGCCCTTAATTTAGCCGTTGCTCTAGCGAGAAATGGCACCTTAGAAAAATATGGAGTCGAACTGATTGGTGCTAAATTAGAAGCCATTGAAAAAGCCGAAGATCGGCAACTGTTTAAAGAAGCAATGGAACGAATTGGTGTCGCTTGTTGCCCTTCAGGAATTGCCAATACCATGAATGAAGCGCGAGATGTAGCGCGTCAAATTGGCACTTATCCATTAATTATTCGTCCTGCCTTTACGATGGGAGGAACCGGAGGCGGCATTGCCTATAATCAAGAAGAATTTGAAGAAATTTCTCAATCCGGTTTAGATGCGTCTCCCAATTCTCAAATTTTAATCGAACAATCCCTCATTGGTTGGAAAGAATACGAATTAGAAGTGATGCGGGATCTCGCTGATAACGTGGTGATTATTTGTTCGATTGAAAATATTGATCCGATGGGGGTACATACAGGGGATTCAATTACCGTTGCTCCCGCCCAAACCTTAACCGATAAAGAATATCAACGACTGCGGGATGCTTCGATTAAAATTATCCGAGAAATTGGGGTAGAAACGGGAGGATCTAATATTCAATTTGCCGTTAATCCCATGACCGGAGATGTGATTGTCATTGAGATGAATCCCCGTGTTAGTCGGTCTTCTGCCTTGGCTTCTAAAGCAACGGGATTCCCGATCGCTAAATTTGCGGCGAAATTATCAGTGGGATATACCTTAGATGAAATTAACAACGATATTACTAAGAAAACCCCCGCTTCCTTTGAACCCACGATTGATTATGTGGTGACAAAAATTCCCCGGTTTGCCTTTGAAAAATTCCCCGGTTCTGAACCTGTTTTAACCACTCAAATGAAGTCTGTTGGGGAAGCGATGGCAATTGGAGGAACCTTCTGTGAATCCTTCCAAAAAGCTCTACGATCTTTGGAAACCGGGTTAGCAGGTTGGGGATGCGATCGCTCAGAAAAACTCTCCAGTTTAGATCATATTCGCTCTGGTTTACGCACGCCTAACCCCGAACGAATTTTAACCGTTCGTAACGCGATGATCTTGGGAATGACGGTTGAAGAAATCTATGAACTCACGGGAATTGATCCTTGGTTTTTAGATAAAATGCAGGAATTATTAGAAACAGAAAAATTCCTCAAACGCACAAGTTTAAAACAGTTAACCGCAGATAAATTGTTGGCGGTAAAACGGAAAGGATTTAGCGATCGCCAAATTGCCTTTGCGACTAAAACGACTGAAGATGAAGTCCGGGAATATCGCCAAGAATTAGGCGTAAAACCCGTTTATAAAATGGTCGATACCTGTGCGGCCGAATTTGAATCGACAACACCTTATTATTATTCAACCTATTGGGAAGAAGACGAAATTTTACCGTCTACAAAACCCAAAGTGATGATTTTAGGCGGTGGCCCCAACCGTATCGGACAGGGAATTGAATTTGATTATTGTTGTTGTCATGCCTCCTATTCTTTACGGGCGGATGGCTATGAAACAATTATGGTGAATTCTAACCCAGAAACCGTTTCCACAGATTATGATACCAGCGATCGCTTATATTTTGAACCCTTAACCAAAGAGGATGTTCTGAATATTATTGAAGCGGAAGAACCCGAAGGAATTATTATTCAATTCGGCGGTCAAACCCCTTTGAAGTTGGCATTACCGCTACAACGGGCTTTAGAAAAAATGGGAACCATCAAAACCAAAATTTGGGGTACCTCTCCCGACTCCATTGATATTGCCGAAGACCGAGAACGGTTTGAAAAGATTTTGCGGGAATTAGATATTTTACAAGCCGAAAACGGCATGGCTCGCAGTTTTAAAGAAGCCTTAAAAGTAGCAAAACGCATCGGATATCCAGTGGTTGTGCGTCCTTCTTATGTATTAGGAGGACGGGCGATGGAAATCGTTTATTCTGATGAAGAATTAGAACGATATATGATGTTTGCCGTTCACGTCGAACCGGATCACCCGATTTTAGTCGATCAGTTCTTACAAAATGCGGTGGAAGTGGATGTGGATGCGATCGCCGATCAACAAGGAAACGTTGTCATCGGTGGCATTATGGAACACATCGAACAAGCCGGAATTCACTCTGGGGACTCCGCCTGTTCCATTCCCTACCAAACCTTATCAGAAGCCGCCCTGACCACCATTCGCCGCCAAACTATTGAACTCGCCAAAGCCTTAAATGTGGTCGGGTTAATGAATATTCAGTTTGCCGTCCAAGGGGAAAAGGTCTATATTTTAGAAGCCAATCCCCGTGCGTCTCGGACAGTTCCCTTTGTTTCTAAAGCCATTGGGGTTCCCTTAGCCAAAATTGCCTCACGGGTGATGTCGGGTAAAACCTTAACAGAATTAGGCTTTACCGAAGAAAAACTCCCCACTTACGTTTCTGTCAAAGAGGCGGTGTTACCCTTTGCCAAATTCCCTGGAACAGATGTGCTACTAGGGCCGGAAATGCGGTCTACCGGGGAAGTCATGGGCATTGATATCGAATTCGGTAAAGCCTTTGCGAAGGCAGAACTCGCCGCCGGACAAGTGCTACCCTTATCAGGAACGGTGTTTGTCTCCATG is part of the Planktothrix serta PCC 8927 genome and encodes:
- a CDS encoding ROK family protein, whose translation is MNVEVIGIDLGGTAIKLGRFGADGTCHQSLTVPTPQPATPDAVIDAIANAIAQLRENVNSIVAIGLGTPGPVDGTGKIAKVAINLAGWRDVPLGLRLEEKTGLPVILANDANCAGLGEAWLGAGRRFQNLILLTLGTGVGGAIILNGELFVGHQGAAAELGLISINFDGPVCNSGNRGSLEQYTSVQAIRRETGLEPAELAEKALAGDENAIAYWQQYGKLLGIGLANLIYVLTPQAIILGGGISAGADLFLPSLKAELEQRVLLICREGLEILIAELGNQAGMIGAAKLAFQKFVKIEVQIDL
- a CDS encoding RNA-guided endonuclease InsQ/TnpB family protein, with amino-acid sequence MFQAYKYRIYPTTEQQTALAKSFGCCRWYWNYALNLCQETYKTTGKGCSRKAIQGLLPQLKQEYPWLTDAYSQCLQVVALNLSTAYKNFFEKRARLPRFKSKHSRQSISYPQNVKFEGDYLKLPGKVGLVYCLRHRPYEGKIKTVTVSQNSDGKYYASVLVDDGKETPNLSTNGKAIGIDLGLTHFAITSDGDKYSNPKHFVKHQRNLKRKQQKLSRKQKACTERSRSGSKSRQKARLKVAKVHAKISRCREDFLHKLSRKIVNENQVIAVEDLAVKNLVRNHKLAKAISDCGWGMFCTMLKYKAEKEGKTYLEVDRFFPSSKTCHVCLNQLGSLPLDVRSWTCEHCQTTHDRDINASINIKNEALRILSLGTSDTASLRGCQSSDEISVSSDAIPIDARSPHLLVEKCG
- the carB gene encoding carbamoyl-phosphate synthase large subunit; this encodes MPKRTDIKKILLLGSGPIVIGQACEFDYSGTQACKALREEGYEVVLVNSNPATIMTDPETAERTYIEPLVPEVVAKVIEKERPDALLPTMGGQTALNLAVALARNGTLEKYGVELIGAKLEAIEKAEDRQLFKEAMERIGVACCPSGIANTMNEARDVARQIGTYPLIIRPAFTMGGTGGGIAYNQEEFEEISQSGLDASPNSQILIEQSLIGWKEYELEVMRDLADNVVIICSIENIDPMGVHTGDSITVAPAQTLTDKEYQRLRDASIKIIREIGVETGGSNIQFAVNPMTGDVIVIEMNPRVSRSSALASKATGFPIAKFAAKLSVGYTLDEINNDITKKTPASFEPTIDYVVTKIPRFAFEKFPGSEPVLTTQMKSVGEAMAIGGTFCESFQKALRSLETGLAGWGCDRSEKLSSLDHIRSGLRTPNPERILTVRNAMILGMTVEEIYELTGIDPWFLDKMQELLETEKFLKRTSLKQLTADKLLAVKRKGFSDRQIAFATKTTEDEVREYRQELGVKPVYKMVDTCAAEFESTTPYYYSTYWEEDEILPSTKPKVMILGGGPNRIGQGIEFDYCCCHASYSLRADGYETIMVNSNPETVSTDYDTSDRLYFEPLTKEDVLNIIEAEEPEGIIIQFGGQTPLKLALPLQRALEKMGTIKTKIWGTSPDSIDIAEDRERFEKILRELDILQAENGMARSFKEALKVAKRIGYPVVVRPSYVLGGRAMEIVYSDEELERYMMFAVHVEPDHPILVDQFLQNAVEVDVDAIADQQGNVVIGGIMEHIEQAGIHSGDSACSIPYQTLSEAALTTIRRQTIELAKALNVVGLMNIQFAVQGEKVYILEANPRASRTVPFVSKAIGVPLAKIASRVMSGKTLTELGFTEEKLPTYVSVKEAVLPFAKFPGTDVLLGPEMRSTGEVMGIDIEFGKAFAKAELAAGQVLPLSGTVFVSMNDRDKQAIVPVVQDFLALGFKVTATIGTRKVLWENGVKVDMELKLHEGRPNILDAIKNQAVQLAIITPSGEESRSDGILIRRSALGYKIPIITTIAGAKATVAAIRSLKSTPIEVKAIQDYYV